Proteins co-encoded in one Coxiella burnetii genomic window:
- a CDS encoding ArnT family glycosyltransferase encodes MKEALPGKTALFALAYKPFLLNQQWILPSIIFFSLLFKLSLFFICYHGNIYQIIRPDSFDYLTPAKTLLLHGNYGDLFERTPGYPTFITIIFALFGQHLTAIVIAQILLSSLLIIEAYYIAYRLFSLSAAYLSAFLIAFNFLLLSYTLVILTELLFAIVIGFTFLIGTYLFSSRSYKLGLIFSLGLTLAFATFIRPISYYLIFPVAIGTTIYFIRNRFPWKKIIMGLLLLTAPSLVMVGGWQVRNKLHFNTFAYSNIMAFNLYWNYMGDIIQKPKDPPPKNVKALIEKLKEQGPLSPAEKTKFMAKTALAFLIKHPVALVKQMIAGFPRLMLGSDASFARFFSPGINYLVFKHKKQDLWHFRISKLLKNNSWGEFFSVVVAAPMRFFLFFTYFFVAIALLTLFKFKLNENYFSHLFLLECTLYFIILSSSAVSTARFRTPFELLIVIYASYGGIYSFRWIKRKFFDFNPHRYPADRSIKVNE; translated from the coding sequence ATGAAGGAAGCGCTTCCAGGAAAGACAGCCCTCTTCGCATTAGCTTACAAACCGTTTTTATTAAACCAACAATGGATACTGCCGAGTATCATTTTCTTTTCTCTCTTATTTAAGTTAAGCCTTTTTTTTATCTGTTACCATGGGAACATTTATCAAATTATTCGACCCGATTCATTCGATTATCTTACGCCTGCAAAAACGCTCCTATTACACGGAAATTACGGTGACCTATTTGAACGAACACCCGGGTATCCCACTTTTATCACTATTATTTTTGCTTTATTCGGACAGCACTTGACCGCCATTGTCATCGCGCAAATACTATTAAGCAGTTTGTTGATTATCGAGGCTTATTACATAGCTTACCGGTTATTTTCGCTATCCGCGGCTTATCTTTCAGCTTTCCTTATCGCTTTCAATTTCCTCCTATTAAGCTATACCTTAGTGATCTTAACGGAACTCCTTTTTGCTATCGTTATTGGTTTCACATTTTTAATTGGGACGTATTTGTTTTCAAGTCGTTCCTACAAATTAGGGCTTATTTTTTCATTAGGTTTAACTCTGGCTTTCGCTACTTTTATCCGGCCTATTAGTTATTATTTAATTTTTCCAGTGGCGATTGGAACTACAATCTATTTTATTCGAAATCGTTTTCCCTGGAAAAAGATTATTATGGGGTTATTACTATTGACTGCGCCCAGTCTGGTGATGGTGGGCGGCTGGCAAGTCAGAAATAAATTGCACTTTAACACTTTCGCCTATAGCAATATAATGGCTTTCAATCTCTACTGGAATTACATGGGCGATATTATTCAAAAACCCAAAGATCCCCCACCTAAGAATGTAAAAGCTCTAATTGAAAAACTTAAAGAACAGGGCCCGTTATCTCCTGCGGAAAAAACGAAATTTATGGCGAAGACAGCCCTGGCTTTTTTGATTAAGCACCCCGTTGCTCTGGTTAAACAAATGATCGCGGGCTTCCCCCGTTTAATGTTAGGCTCAGATGCTTCTTTTGCTCGGTTTTTTAGTCCTGGCATTAATTACCTTGTGTTTAAACACAAAAAACAGGACTTATGGCATTTTCGTATTTCAAAGCTGTTAAAAAATAACAGTTGGGGTGAATTTTTCTCGGTGGTTGTCGCAGCTCCCATGCGATTTTTTTTGTTTTTTACTTATTTCTTCGTAGCGATAGCGTTATTGACCTTGTTTAAATTCAAATTGAACGAAAATTATTTCTCGCACTTATTTTTGCTGGAGTGTACGCTGTATTTTATTATTCTCTCTTCAAGCGCTGTTTCAACCGCTCGATTTCGCACACCTTTTGAATTACTTATCGTAATTTACGCAAGTTATGGAGGAATCTATTCGTTTCGTTGGATAAAAAGAAAGTTTTTTGATTTTAACCCACACCGCTACCCAGCCGACCGAAGCATAAAAGTCAATGAGTAA
- a CDS encoding ribose-phosphate pyrophosphokinase, producing MPNVDDIRIFHGSANPSLAENVAKELNTTIGNALISRFSDGEIRFEIEENVRGRDIYLIQSTGHPTNEHVMELILMGDAFRRASAASITAVVPYFGYARQDRRVRSSRVPISAKVVADMMQKVGFSRLITVDLHADQIQGFFYMPVDNIYASITALEEYRLLDKLETPMIVSPDVGGVVRARAIAKRLNDSDLAIIDKRRPAPNQAEVMNVIGNVQNRHCVIVDDIVDTAGTLCHAASALKEKGALTVSSYCTHPVLSGNAVKNIMDSDIDELIVTDTIPLHEEAAKCRKITQISLSRLIAETISRINQKESVSSMFLD from the coding sequence GTGCCTAACGTCGATGACATCCGCATCTTTCATGGCAGCGCCAATCCGTCTCTCGCTGAGAACGTAGCCAAAGAGTTAAACACCACTATTGGGAATGCGTTGATTAGCCGGTTTAGCGATGGGGAAATCCGCTTTGAAATTGAAGAAAATGTGCGAGGCCGCGATATTTATCTCATTCAATCGACAGGGCATCCCACCAACGAACATGTCATGGAGTTGATCTTAATGGGCGACGCTTTTCGGCGCGCTTCAGCAGCGAGCATCACCGCCGTTGTGCCTTATTTCGGTTACGCTCGACAGGATCGACGCGTTCGTTCCTCCCGAGTACCCATCAGCGCCAAAGTAGTGGCTGATATGATGCAAAAAGTGGGCTTCTCGCGTCTTATCACCGTTGATCTTCACGCTGATCAAATTCAGGGCTTTTTCTATATGCCGGTGGATAATATTTATGCCAGTATTACGGCTTTAGAAGAATACCGTTTGCTCGACAAGCTGGAGACTCCGATGATTGTTTCTCCTGATGTGGGGGGAGTCGTGCGCGCGCGAGCGATTGCCAAACGCCTCAATGACTCCGACTTAGCTATTATCGACAAGCGACGCCCAGCGCCCAATCAGGCAGAAGTCATGAATGTCATCGGTAACGTCCAAAACCGTCATTGCGTTATCGTCGACGATATCGTCGATACGGCAGGCACTTTATGTCATGCGGCTTCCGCGCTTAAAGAAAAGGGAGCACTGACAGTTTCTTCGTATTGTACTCACCCCGTTCTATCGGGAAATGCGGTCAAAAATATTATGGACTCTGATATTGATGAGCTGATCGTCACGGACACCATTCCGCTTCACGAAGAAGCCGCCAAGTGCCGCAAAATCACACAAATTTCGTTAAGTCGCCTTATTGCGGAAACCATTTCTCGCATTAATCAGAAAGAGTCAGTGAGTTCGATGTTTTTGGATTAA
- the lolB gene encoding lipoprotein insertase outer membrane protein LolB — MSLISNNEERSLRVRYCIAIALSALLISGCTTLRLPNQSTSVYHQQTWAQRYYDLSRISQWNIDGAFSIQQPGKTIIAAYDWQQKGMNYRIRIHSSLDIYSVNISGRPGMVTLWRSPRQHYTASTPEQLMQQQLGWQLPLSNLYYWIRGIPAPGAYQADFDTYTHLIALQQSGWHIRFSQYTTVGSVDLPRTLQLSNGSLAVKIVVKHWQ, encoded by the coding sequence ATGAGCCTTATTTCAAACAATGAAGAAAGGAGCCTCAGGGTGCGTTATTGTATTGCCATTGCGCTTAGTGCTTTGCTCATCAGCGGCTGCACTACACTACGTTTGCCGAATCAATCAACGTCGGTTTATCACCAACAAACCTGGGCACAGCGATATTATGATTTGAGTCGTATTTCGCAATGGAATATTGACGGCGCTTTTAGCATTCAGCAGCCGGGTAAAACGATCATCGCGGCTTACGATTGGCAACAAAAAGGGATGAACTATCGCATTCGAATCCATTCTTCGCTGGATATTTACAGTGTCAACATTTCCGGTCGTCCTGGAATGGTCACGTTATGGCGCTCGCCGCGACAACATTACACGGCAAGCACTCCCGAACAGTTGATGCAACAACAACTGGGTTGGCAGCTTCCGCTTTCTAATCTCTATTACTGGATTCGAGGCATTCCCGCCCCCGGCGCCTATCAAGCTGATTTCGATACTTATACGCATTTAATCGCGCTGCAACAAAGCGGTTGGCATATCCGTTTTTCTCAATACACAACAGTCGGCTCCGTGGATTTACCGCGCACTTTACAATTGAGTAACGGTTCACTCGCCGTGAAAATTGTTGTAAAGCATTGGCAATGA
- a CDS encoding class I SAM-dependent methyltransferase, producing the protein MGDRFSHSYSGIISPLLKGDCAFKIKSINMQPNDLPSPDPIANAHSEQLRLHIVREIAENGPLTFARYMQLALYAPGLGYYSAGSRKFGAAGDFVTAPEISSLFSQCVARQCQQILIDLNGGDILELGAGSGRMAADILRELQHTGCLPHNYFILEISADLRDRQEKFIKNEIPELSHRVKWLNRLPSPHFKGVILGNEVIDAMPVHKFKIDNGIKEVYVNWKNEQFVWEIGEPSAALSDYIKNLTIHFPEGYESEVNLLLKGWIASLADILQEGLILLIDYGFPRHEYYHTDRDRGTIACHYRHHSHFDPLILTGIQDITAHVDFTAIAEAAAKQGLAVEGFTHQAGFLLNCGIATLMPQVEDVAEHYRIAQEIKKLTLPGEMGELFKAIALTRNYRQSLLGFIRMNQVERLSGHR; encoded by the coding sequence ATGGGGGATAGATTTTCACACAGCTATTCTGGCATTATATCTCCTCTCCTTAAAGGGGACTGTGCCTTTAAAATCAAATCGATCAATATGCAGCCTAACGACTTGCCATCCCCCGATCCCATTGCAAACGCACACAGTGAACAACTGCGGCTACATATCGTGCGTGAAATCGCTGAAAATGGTCCGCTTACCTTTGCTCGATATATGCAGCTCGCCCTTTATGCGCCAGGTCTAGGTTATTATAGTGCGGGTTCTCGCAAATTTGGAGCGGCAGGCGATTTCGTGACAGCCCCTGAAATATCCTCTCTCTTTTCTCAATGCGTTGCTCGCCAATGCCAACAGATCTTAATCGATTTAAACGGAGGCGATATTCTTGAGTTGGGAGCCGGTTCTGGACGAATGGCGGCAGACATTTTACGTGAATTACAGCACACTGGTTGTTTACCACATAATTATTTTATTTTAGAAATCAGTGCTGATCTTCGAGATCGACAAGAAAAATTTATTAAAAACGAAATTCCTGAATTAAGCCATCGTGTCAAATGGTTGAATCGATTACCGAGCCCGCACTTTAAAGGTGTTATTCTTGGCAATGAGGTGATTGATGCAATGCCCGTCCATAAATTTAAAATCGACAACGGCATTAAGGAAGTTTACGTTAATTGGAAAAATGAACAATTTGTTTGGGAAATAGGCGAACCTTCGGCTGCACTAAGCGATTATATTAAAAATTTAACCATTCATTTTCCTGAAGGTTACGAGTCTGAAGTTAATCTACTGTTGAAGGGTTGGATCGCTTCATTAGCCGATATATTGCAAGAGGGTTTAATTTTATTAATTGATTACGGTTTTCCGCGGCACGAATATTATCACACGGACCGCGATCGGGGGACCATTGCTTGTCATTATCGACATCACAGCCATTTTGATCCCCTTATTTTAACGGGGATTCAGGATATCACAGCGCACGTCGATTTTACGGCGATTGCTGAAGCCGCCGCAAAGCAAGGTTTAGCGGTAGAAGGATTCACGCATCAAGCGGGGTTTTTATTGAATTGCGGAATCGCGACTCTCATGCCTCAAGTGGAAGATGTCGCAGAACACTATCGGATTGCACAGGAAATAAAAAAATTAACGCTTCCCGGTGAAATGGGCGAATTATTCAAAGCCATTGCGCTTACGCGAAATTATCGCCAATCCCTATTAGGATTTATCCGTATGAATCAAGTTGAGCGTTTATCAGGTCATCGATAA